The DNA segment TGTCATTGTGTTAAAAAAAGACGGCAAGTTGAGAGTTTGCATGGACCCGAGACGCATAAATGAAAGCTTGAAGAGAGAACACTACCAAATGCCTCGCCGCGAAGACATTGAAGCGGACTTGGCAGGCGCGAAGTTTTTCTCGCATCTCGACGCAAATGCTGGATTTCACCAAATCCCACTAGATGAGCAATCATCCAAGATCTGCACATTTGCTACCCCCTTCGGCCGATATCGGTTTCTTCGACTTCCATTCGTGCACTGTGCACTGTGCACTGTGTGGTGGGTCATCGGTGTGCCGCGTAATTTTTATGCTGCGTGGCGATGAATACTGGTTCCCATGACGAAGCTGTAGGTGTGGGACAGATTTTATAGCGACGTTTTCCTCCTTTGACCTCACAGTGAAATCTGACCCGTGGCTTCATTTTTTGTGATCCAGTATTCGGGGCCGCACAGCATGGATAAATGACGAGACCTGCCAGCAACCCACGACTCATTGAATGTGTTAAATGGTGGCGATGCATCCTCTCGTTTTGCATTTCAGCATGccatctgcattttttttttaaagaggctctgaaatgCAAAACGAGAGGATGCATCGCCACCATTTAACACATTCAATGAGTCGTGGGTTGCTGGCAGGTCTCGTCATTTATCCATGCTGTGCGGCCCCGAATACTGGATCACAAAAAATGAAGCCACGGGTCAGATTTCACTGTGAGGTCAAAGGAGGAAAACGTCGCTATAAAATCTGTCCCACACCTACAGCTTCGTCATGGGAACCAGTATTCATCGCCACGCAGCATAAAAATTACGTGGCACACCGATGACCCACCACACAGTGCACGTGTTAAGGAGGAATGAGGATATTATAAACTTCTCATTTTTCAACATAACTTGCTGAAACTTGGCATGCAGGTGTATTATAAAATGCTAATTTCTAATATGCTCTTAGATTTCAGATATTACACCTGGAAGGAAATATACGGCAAAATAACATCCCAACTAGGCTATTTCTTACTGGCCTGTATGATAATTTTTCAGCTGAAGCGTTTTTAAGAATATGTAGACATTTCCAAGGGTCCACCGCACATCTTAAAGCTTTCCTTTAAACAAGATAGATTCACAATTATATCAAGTGTGGGCTACTTAGTGCCACAGGTTTCTCTTTCCGACCTTCTTAATTATGACAAACAAAATGACTTTAAAGGCATTTTGTTAGCTTTAGGATTTGTGGCCTTTGCAAATGTCTGCTTAATCTTAAAAAGCTTTTGTTAACTCAGAAATTAGAATAAGGGACCATAAGAAATGACCTAATTAGGATATGTTGTTTTGCCATACATTTCCCTCCAGGTGAGATATATGAAATAAAACTGCATATTTGAAATCGGCATTCTAGATATACCTGCATGCAAGTTTGAGCAAGACATgctgacaaataaaaaaaattacagccccCGTTCCCCCTTCAGATGCACGTGCCACAATCGAGTGAAGCCAAGCCTCCAATACCATAATACATGCAGCCTCCCACACAGCAGCACCCGCTGCCACTGCTTGGAGTTTTGAGCTGCCTAGCCTTGAGCCCTTTGCTTTCCGTGCTTTGCTCAACGCTTTCAGTGCCAGCTCCATCTCAATAATCCACACCACTTTCTTTATGTATCCATAGCCATCGTCTCCTTTGCACTTGCACAATACGTGCATTGCCCCAACGTAGTTGAAAAAAATTATGGTTAATTTGTGTAGTCGGCCAAATACAAATTACGTACACTGgcacttcagttttcacttcggttccggtgttcggatCCAATGTTCACGAATGGGATAGCAATAActggttaatgctcatatatgcggaacctatcattctctacattcatagatccctgggagtcctcatacaactcttggtgcagtggttaagtgatgcggctctgccctgtgatggcaagtgctgccatcggtggggcttgtgagacccaggttggaCTTTctgagcaacctcttgcgaccaatcattaattgaactgccacctgccacagtgggcagtggCAAGAGGGCAACctagacacacacacgcacacacctgggcaggttgcccacaacccagtggaCAGGTCAGCAGCTTGCCACAAAGCAAGcatcagacagacagacacacacacaatgGCTAAATGTGGGGAATGCCCACTATAAGTGTTATTGCACcaaaaacttgaggggacacttaagttccaccttaaaggtatgacgcaacagcgttaatgggtcccttcagtggCCTGGGATCCTCTTTGCATGTCACTTCACAGACACGGTCATCGTTGTTTTGTTCACCATCACATAACATATAACATAACTTACCTACAACaggacaatgcgatagcattacagaTCCCTCCCATGCAAGTACTCCTTCTTTTTCACCTAGGTTCCGCCTACATGCCTGTATATGCAAAATTGGTCACGGTCTACTTTACATTCTCAAATTGtgggcagtcctcataccactactggcgcagtggtgcagcatttaagcaatgtgccactgctccagcaggtggttgtttcaaaCACCGCCACCTGTTGGGCTTGTGTTACCCAGGCTGCTCATCCCGATCTCCCGTAAGGTTCATGCACAGCACCACAATGGGCAGGTGGcatggcaggtgggccacctgcttttctcaGCACAGCAATACCAACGTTGAGTTTATTCACTGAATGggatccttaacgctatcgcgttaaaagctgGGTTCTCCTAGCAGCTTTCTAGTCTGTGATTCATGCAGCACAGTGAAAGGCGGCAAGCATATATCTAATTAGCTTACGACCACCTGCTCCAGCCGGAACTGCTGAAATTGCACGCTGTGCCATAAAATGGCGCCCATGTTGTCAAGTGAATACCTATTTTCACTACATTCATTCCTTGGATCTGAATGTAACGCAAGGTGCATTCTGAAGCAATGTTTTATGTCTCTAATGGAATTTCGCTATTCTTTGTTCTCAATTAGCTCAAGAGCCCTAGGCGCATTACCGCAGAAGACGCCCCGCTTCGATTTCTTTTGTAAATAACAGGCCAAAACTGCACCCACCCGTGGTCAAGCAAACACCCCGCCAAATTCCACCTTTTCGTGAAATCAAAGTAAGAAAGAGCCAGTAGCAGCTGAGCTACGAATCATTTGCATATGGTATTGCTGCCTAAGTTCCAGTAGAGCCCACGATTAGCGTCACTGGATGCTTTGGTCTACACATGATAGCCCCATctaaaagcaagaaaatattttaGCGCTACGAACAAGTTCCTCTAGTTACAGTAAACCAGACATCCAGTCGGCGACAATATGTTTACAAATTCCACAGGCTCCAAGCTTCAAATCATCCCCCGTATCCCAGTGTTTTCAGCATTTTTATCGAATAAACTCAGCCACCGCGCACCGAATCTGTTCCAGACAGTTGGCCCGATAACACACGAAGTACTCAAAATACAGACGCGTTCATGGTCGGCTCAGTTAGAAAGAAGATTTAGAAGTATTGCATCATTTTTGCTCCATCCGTCAACTTCATGTGGACTAGTGTACACGATTAAATGGTTACCTTCTGAACTTCGGCGCTAGTGACCTTCACCGGGTCGACCGGCTCTGCGCGGGCTCGTAAGACAGGATCTCCAACCTGACACATGAATTCGTAAGGTGGGGTAGGATTTGTGGTAACACCGTAATCTTTCAGTTTGCTAACGTATCGAAAACAAGATGTAAGAAGTTTCTTAAACATCATTTTCATTCAATAACTCCTCTCCTGTGGCTTTTCTAACAACCTCTGCGGAGAAATGCGAAATACATGCCGCACTGACGGTGCTCCGAGCGCTGCCAGCGCTGCTTTACGAGCGCCACTGACATTCGCAGCCGCCTTTTCTTGGCTCATGTTGGCTTTTCTCAAACTGGTATTTTCTGTGCGTAGAGCAAGAAACCTTCTATgattctgcgtttctgcagcgtGTTTGATAAGAGTCAGTAAATATTCTTTTTCAGTTGGTAAAATGGTAAGTATTTTGTTTAGCAGGTCCAAATAATGCACAATCTGCAACTttttatacatatatatattttttcaaacGCTATGACCAGCCGCTGAGCCGGCTGAGCTCTGCAAGCAGACGACGGTCAAGAAGCGCAACAATGAGCGTTCATTACAAACTTTGTTGGCATGAAGAGATCGTGTACAAGTTCAAACTTGAATGGTGAGAAATCAAGGTCGTCGAAAGGAATCCTCTTAATATGTACAACTCTAACCAGAGGTTGTTTTTTCTTATACAGGCCGCCTGACAGCGCCGACATATTGCACCACGAACAGGTCAGGTCCTCATCTACCGGTTTCATTGGTTCACTTCCTAACAATTTTCTTTTCCTACACAGGGTATTATTGAGTCCATAGTACAGATGTCACGCGAGGGACAATGCCCTTCGAGTCTTTCCACGGCAGAATTTGCCGTAAACATTCGTATCCTTTTCTTGCCCGTGCTACATTTCGCACTCAAGTGCGCGTCCGCTTGACACTAGTTAAGCCTTAACAGGTACCGCGAAGAACTGTCCGAGTGGAAGCTGAGTGGGCTAATATTCTTCGAGAAAGACGGGGTGACGTACGAACCCTACCATCACCAGTTTCTGCTGCGCATCCAGAAAAAGCACGTCGATCTGCCACCTACAGCACAGATGGCCCCCAGCGTCTCGAGTAGTGAAGGTTAGCGATCTCGTTTCAGTGAActcttctcatttttttcctcTCGAAAAAACAGCTTCAAAAGCATGAGGACATCTTCCCACAGGACTCTCAACTGACAGCTCCCTGCCGACGCCATTGGAGCAGGAACCGCCGCTGAGTGATGAGGCGAGACGCAAAATCAGGCTGCCTGCACACAACCGCCAGAAAAAGCTTTCGGATACACGCGCAGCTTTACGCGGACAGTCCAAGCGTGACCTGCTGCGCACAACGCCGTACGAAGTTCAGAGCAGCTTCCGTCAAGTGGTAAGGCCTTGTAGAACTAGGGGGCACTTGGAGCAGTGATTTTGATGTACGTGAAAACCATTTTCAGAGGCCAAGTTATTCCAGGCGCAAACTCACCATCAGCAGATACAACATACCCGACCCAATCTACAGAGCGATTCTTCAAGCTGTGAACGCCTCGGAACAAGTGCAAGATGGCACCATCATCATCCTCGACAATACCATTCTCCGAGATGGTATGGGGCCTAGGGCCATTGATCAGTTCGGCCGCTGTCTTGCTCCAGCATCCACAGAAGGCAGTGGAATACTGCACACATTGAAAAGGTAATTGCAGCGGGAAGTATTCTGTCATGACGGCATGGTATAGTTGGCACGACATTGCAATCTTCATGTCGGCTATCAGAGACACCGCAGTGGAGGACCAttgattaatttcaaccacctgaggttctttggATAAACCCAGTGAAATAGTATACTTACATGCACAACCAGGACAcagtgctgctttcttttttagcTCAGGGAGCAGTAGTTGTCACTGTATATTCACTATGAATATCCAAAAGCTAAGCAGTAACTATACTAAAGAATGCATAAAATGCCAAAATAAGGCACATACATATTCCAATTAAAAAACAATGAGACTGCAGAAAGTTTCTTATAAACAACATGATTTAATCACAAATCTACAGAGCAACATTAGTTCCAGGTACTCACAACACTGATGATCTAATATATCAGCCCTGAAACTGAAAACAACACATATATGAAGTATAAAATAATCATCATCAGTATTAATACTCATATTCTGTCAACTCTGTAACACAATAATCTGACTACTCATTACGCCTGGTAAAAAAGACAAAATCAGCAACAAGCCAGATTTTGTTTTCTCAACAGGACAGAGGAATGAAAACTCAAGCACAAATAACAAAAATGAGCACCCATAGCATTCCTAGGCCAAATGACACCAATAAAGTGTAATGCAACTTAAATGTAACTCTGAAATTACTCCTTTACTGTCTACTGATAAAACGTTGCCTCAAAGTATTTCTCCAAAAGTGTGTTACCATAAAACATGACAGTATTAATAGTAAAGCTTCACGGCAAGCTCACTTACCTGAAAAATTCCCAAATGTTGCACACTTAACGATAAAGAAGGAAAACAAGCTCACTTGTCATCTCAAATGTTAAGTGTGGCCTTTAATGAGCCTTAAGATTAATGAGAATAAGTCAACTTCCAAAGCCGTCAGACTGGGCCACTTACTAGGCAGCATATTTTTAAACATTCACCAGTTCTACAGAACACTCTAACACTTAACTGGAAAAACATTCTTAAGTGTGATCTCATCTTTCCCAAGGCATGTTACTGTAATTTCCGGCATACAGTCTGCAtcaggtgtaatttttttttttttactagataATCCGTACTCGTTATATAACCTGCAAGCGGTACATAGATTCGCATTGAGCTCTATTGGACTTTACTGAAAATGCTGTATAGTCCACGCCTATAAATTGTCCACAAggcccaaaattttaacttttaaACATGTACAGTCTGTGGACTGTATACCGGAATTCACAATACATTGCTGGATGCTGCATCATAGCATTAAGTGTAGAACCTATTAGAAGTGGATACCAGCTGGCTTGGAATGTAATTTAGGCACAAAAGGTAGTTGGCTGGCATTGACACCAGTAGATCTCGACACTGTTTCTACCACGTTTATGACCGActaatttttcttttgcagacAAATGAGTCAGGGTGTTAGGCTATCGGAGAACCTTGCACACGTCTTGTTTTGCCATGTCTTGTACAAATAGCCACaaacttaaagggacaccgaggacaacTAGAAGTTGGCTGTAGTGACAAGATACCAAGTTCTACAAAGAGACCGCTATCACCAGAAATGGcacttttataagctagaaaagactaGATGCATGCGTCGCCATTACCggtcgatttcgcaagtaaaatgcatgcgtGGACACCGTTCTTTCGATGCGGATCCCAGACGCTGTGCTACACagtcattcacttcaaaacagtggcaGCCCATCCTTTTCGGTGTGGGCATTACGGGTCTGAATTGACTGGCAGGAAGATTTTTATAttgaaagctgttatagctttggtttagctaTATAAGCCTGCATTTACCGCAGAATCTACAGCGTCAGCTGTAAGACTTTAATTATTGAGTGAAATTAATTTAATTCAATGGCCACCTGCCAACagcggcaaagtggagagagggaaaccTACTTCTCCATGCTTAGGAGAGAGGAGGGAAATTGTGAGAGGGAAGATAGAGAGAGGGTGAGAAGCAATGGGTGGCCAGATCATATTTCGCTAATTCGCATTAGCACAGCTAGGCTTTCTCTTAAACGGACTATGCAGTATATTAaatgagattacgtaaagcagacgagagataggcatttcatcacttgtCAACctcaacgcaagaatttttaagctagcatcaataacaacgaagatggctaaaccaaagctataacagctttcacAGTAAGCTTAGCTCTACAAGCTCTTAAATCCAATTTCCTCACCAATAAATGTGTCTTGCTGCCAGACAAAGTCAACATATCCAGAAAGAGCCTAAGAGTGATTATTTGTAGAGAGCATTAACTGAATGGCGTTGGCCTCAGTGTCTATTTAAGTTGGCGCTTTCTTCACCCCGGTCTGTTAAGATCTGTGGCCAGTGCAGCGAGTAACATGGTCTACTTTTTATTTCAGGTGCGTTTCGGGAGTTCTTGGCAAGATATCAAACTGGATTTCATAAAACACATTGGAAAACACCACAATAAAGGTTCGAGTTCAGTGCCTTCAAGTTGGTTGGCAAAAGAAGGCAATGCAATCTTTGTTTCTTACCTCATAACCCATGAAGGTGTGAAACTTACAATGCAATTGTTGGAAAATTTTGGAGCACTTaaaatgaaaaactatgatgagcAGAGGCTTAAGTCAACCATTGTTACAGACTGGAAGTACAGGCATTGCAGTACACTGTAAGTCCTAGAGAAGGTATGCTTGATGATGAAATTGATGAGCAAGATTCCAGAGGTATTGATTTAGCAACCGACATAAGCAAGTGAATGCCATGTGCATGATGACATTTTGGTGATGCAAGTTCTTTGGCAAACGCTTTGTTTCAAAGAACAATAATACATGAAAAAATGACACGGTCATCAAAACTGTATACCCCTCAACTCATTCTGAAGACATGCGGGTGTTCCACACTAAACCAGCCGTCCTTCCTATGATTCAAACAGAACACACACAATTGATATGTTGCACATTGGTCCAAATATGAAACCTAAAAATGTGTGCACTTCACTATATACAAAGACGGGTAAAAACTTGGCAAGTTTCACAACTCTACTGGATTAGGgtttaataaataaaaatgggGGCATCACTTGTAATGAGTGCCACTCAGGAAGGATTTGCAAGATAGCATAAAAAATATATACGAAATAATACAAAGTCAACATGGCCTGTCCTTTGAACATGCGAACAGACTTCGTTGTAAACCGGTTGGCAAAAGTTGACACAGGGGGTTGCGACTGGAGGACATGGACAAGGCCTCACTGCTGTAGGCTCCAAGAGGTGTCGTGAATGCCACGGTAGACCATCTTCAGAGCATCCAGCCTTGGCATGGTGTTCTGTAGTAAAAAGCAAGTGTTTAGCAGCTAATGCAGGCACTTTACCATGGCATCAAACCTTGAATGAGGTTTGGTGCCATGGTAACTTTTTTACCATGATTTTTTTACCACATTAGGCATACATGCACCGAAATTATCTATAGATTTTTGTTCTGCACACTAATTTCAACTGGCAATACGAGCAGCAACTAAAGTTTGAAAAACTGAAGAGCTTCTCACTGTTTTCAGTTGACAACACTTTATGAAGACGTTGAGCATACTGATAGCCATTGCACCTGTACCATGATCTTTCGAGCAGAAAATAACAAAAGGAGAACCACCAGGAAACCTGAAGTGGGCCTAGCATTCAAATTCCACGTTCTCATTCCAACCTTTTTACCTTCTGTCTTCAGCTACTATAGGGCGATTATTCAATGTAAGTATATCCAGTCTTCACCAAAGCATGTGAGCCATTCAGAGCCACCAATCAAATCCGGGCTATCGTGCTTATAGTGAGCATATAAATCTAACCAGAGGCAATGATAAGGATCTGACAAATCATTAAATTGTTCCAGTGATAGCAATATACACACAATACTTCTGGTATCATTCTGCCCAAAATTACAAGTTCAGAAAATGATGCAGTTTCAGAACTCACTTGAAGTAAAGGAACCAGGCTCGGGACCTTGGAGTCCACATTGTGCAGCAGGATCACCAGGTAGAAGATGACACTATGCTGCACGTATTAAAACGGAAGCGGTCTTCAAGCTACATTCAATTTCATTAGTGTATCATATCAGATGAAAGCACGCAAGCTATCTCTGTAGGCTTCCTTACCACGTGCTTATCCCTCGCCCTCTGTTTTCACTAACCCCTTTCCACCTTCGGCTATAAGTATCAGCActgaataaacaagcacgttctttgttatccagacacactggctgtccattcctgtcgtcccgctccaggacgatacatggtgtcagaagtggggtgaAGGCGACCAGTTAAAACGACAGCTTCCGGGGCTAGCCGAACGTAAGGATTGACGCCATGGAGCACCTAAGGCCGCCCGAACCGCTGCGTTTGACCGCCGATGGAGGAAGGAACTGGAGGCTGTTTCGTCAGAAGTTCGAATTTTTTCTTCAAGCCATGGCATGCACCGACAAGCCAAGATCGGAGGCGGCAAAGACGGCCCTGCTGCTCAGCGTTGCTGGAGAGGATGCCTTGGACGTTTTCAACAACTTTGTGTGCACCGAGGAAGACAGCAAGGAAGACTACGCCACCGTGATTGCCAAATTCGAAGAATACTGCGTGGAGCAACAAAACGAAATCCACGAAAGGTACGTCTTCCGTTCACGTCGTCAGGGCGAGGCGGAACCTTTCGAGCAGTTTGTACGTGCCCTAAAGAGACAAGCGCAGCAATGCAACTTCGGGGCCATAACAGATGATATGGTGCGCGACCAAGTTGTGTTCGGAACCAATTCGCCAAAGCTTCGAGAGAAGATGCTCAGGGACAAAAACCTGACCTTGGGAGCAGCTGTCACCTTATGCAAGGCGGCAGAGACTTCAGCTCGCCAAAACGAAGTCTGGGGGAAGGCAAATGAAGAGCTTGATATGAGCGCTGTTACGGCCAGGAAGAGTGCTCAGACAGGGTCCAGGCGCGACCCAAATTGTACGCGGTGCAACCGCAGACATGCTTCGAGATGCTGCCCAGCCTACGGAAAAACCTGTTACTCGTGTAATGGGCAAAACCAT comes from the Amblyomma americanum isolate KBUSLIRL-KWMA chromosome 1, ASM5285725v1, whole genome shotgun sequence genome and includes:
- the LOC144113887 gene encoding uncharacterized protein LOC144113887; the encoded protein is MPLSRLSSASRRRSRSATMSVHYKLCWHEEIVYKFKLEWPPDSADILHHEQGIIESIVQMSREGQCPSSLSTAEFAVNIQLSEWKLSGLIFFEKDGVTYEPYHHQFLLRIQKKHVDLPPTAQMAPSVSSSEGLSTDSSLPTPLEQEPPLSDEARRKIRLPAHNRQKKLSDTRAALRGQSKRDLLRTTPYEVQSSFRQVRPSYSRRKLTISRYNIPDPIYRAILQAVNASEQVQDGTIIILDNTILRDGMGPRAIDQFGRCLAPASTEGSGILHTLKRCVSGVLGKISNWIS
- the LOC144113897 gene encoding uncharacterized protein LOC144113897 → MKMMFKKLLTSCFRYVSKLKDYGVTTNPTPPYEFMCQVGDPVLRARAEPVDPVKVTSAEVQKHSVIFYLVILLHNVDSKVPSLVPLLQNTMPRLDALKMVYRGIHDTSWSLQQ